Part of the Lolium rigidum isolate FL_2022 chromosome 6, APGP_CSIRO_Lrig_0.1, whole genome shotgun sequence genome, GGCAGCTCGGCGACAGGGCAGGCCAGCAGCGCAATGGctggcgccgcctcctccggggCACAGCGTATGAGGGTGGCCGTGCTCTTGCCGTAATTGACGCGCAGCCCCGACGCGCGGCCGAAGAGCTCGATCATTGCTTTgacggcctcgatctcctcccgaAGCGGGTGGCAGAACAGGATGACGTCGTCAGCATAGAGCGATATCGACGGTAGCACGCGGCGTGGGTGCAGTTGACGCAGCACTCCGAGCTCAGTGGCGCGGCGGAAAAGCCGTCCGAGGgtgtcgacggcgaggacgaacAGCTGCGGGGACAGCAGGTCTCCCTGGCGTAAGCCGCGGCGGTGCCAGATTGGCGGGCCAGGGTTTCCGTTGATCATGACTCTAGTGTTGGCCGAGGCCAGGAGCACAGCCAGCCACTCCAAGAAGCGGTCACCGAAGCCATATTGTCGGAGCGCCTCGAAGAGGAATGGCCAAGACAGGGAGTCGAAGGCACGGGCCAGGTCGAGCTTGATCAGCAGGCGTGGGCTCCTTAGCTGGTGCAGCAAGCGAGCGCTTTGGCGAACCAGGACGAAGTTGTCGTGGAGGCTCGCATTCTGGATGGGGCTGACCAGCTTGTCGAGTTTGGGGGCGAGGCGCAGAGCGAGGACTTTGGCGAAGAGCTTGGCCACAAGGTGTATGAGACTGATGGGCCGGTAGTCGCGTAAAGTGCTGGCGCCGGCGTGCTTGGGCAGCAACGTGAGCAGTGCTTGGTTCAGCTGGGCAAAGCCGCGGCCACGTAGCTCATAGAGCTGTTGGAACACAGCGACAATGTCGTGCTTGACGATGGTCCAGCAAGCTCGCAGAAATTCGGCCGTGAATCCGTCCGGGCCCGGCGCCTTGCGCGCAGGCAAGCGTTTGACGGCCGCCAGATTTCCTCCTCGCCGAAGGGGGCCTCGAGGCAATCGAGGGTGACATCTGGCTCGATCAGGTCCTGGAGGTGAACCGTGCAGTCTCGGGTCATATCCGTGCCCAGCAGCCCGTCGAAGTGCTGGAACGCGGCCTCGGCCATGTGAGCGGGGTCTGTGAGCGCCGTGCCGTCGACATCCAAGGCGTATATCCTGTTCTTCTGCCTGCGGTTGGAACACTGGCGATGGAAAAAGGAGGTATTGGCGTCGCCATCCTTTAGGGCCGCGATCCGGGCACGCTGACGCGCGACCGTCCGCTCCAAGGAAGCAAGGCCCAGATAGCCTCGCTTAATCGCATTGCGCAGCCATTCCTCATGCGCAGTAAGCTGCCGATCCTCCTGGGCTTTGTCAAATTTGAGCAGCAGCACTCTGGAGATGGCGAGTTTGTCTCTGATGTTGCCGACGGAGCGAGCGCTCCAGCTCGTGAGGCGTCGCGCAGTGGCCTGCAAGCGCAAGACCAAGCGTCGGAAGGGATCAACATCCTCGACTGACTGCCAGGCCGTCGCGACCGTGGTCTCGAATCCATCAAGGCTTGTCCAAAAGTCTTCGAAATGGAATCGCCGGTGGGTTGGTGGCAAGGGAGAGCAGTCGAGGAGGAGCGGGCTATGATCAGAGACCACGGAAGCAATGCAGCGCAGGTGACAGTGGCTGTGTTGTTCTTCCCAACCAACAGTGCATAgaacgcgatcgagatggacaagGGTCGGCGGGGATTTCCCATTTGACCAAGTGTATCTCCGCCCATTGAGGTAAACCTCTTTGAGAGCGAGATCGTTCAGCAACCGCCGAAAGCGCCCCATCATGCGTCTGTCGAGGTTCCCGTTGCTCTTGTCATCGTCCTTGTAGATGAGGTTGAAGTCCCCACAAAGCATCCATGGCCCGGCGCACTCTGCTCGTATGTCGCGCAGTTCCTGAAGGAACGCGATCTTGGCGGCGTCCTCCTGTGGTCCGTACACAACGGTGATCCACCAGGGAGCAGCCATGGTCGTGGGCGTGCGGTCGTTATACTCCGCATGATAGTATATTTGTCCAAATACTGGTAAATCAGGGGAGTGGCTGACTAGAACACCAAATTATGTGGGAATATTTAGCATTGAGTGTCAACTATTTCACCTGCAACAATGGGACTATGGTCTGAGAATTCTTTTTTAGTTCCTACTCATCTATATTGCTGCTTCTAGTGCAAGATTGATCTGTAGTTTGTTGGTTGGATCAATATTTTGTTGATTGCTCTTGTTAAACGAACATAATGCTTTCCTATTTGACAATACAAGTTATTCTGCTTCTTTCATGTGCAGTCAAACTTTTGTAGAAGTACTTCAACAGGCTGGTGCTCACGCCAAGCTATTATTGTACGAGGGGAAAACACATACAGATATATTTTTACAGGTGACAAATGTGGATTTTGACAATGAATAAGTTTTCCATGTCATAGTATATCATAGTAGCTATATCAGTAAAATACAACTTAATTTGCATCCTAACTATTTACTCAAACAAAAAGGACTTGCTTCGCAATTAATCTTACTCTTTACTTTATCAATAAAAGTTGGTGGATTTCTGGAAACAGTGCCTCTTTGGTGTTTCATTTCAAACACCTTAGCTTGTTGTATGAGCAAATCCTCAAGGGTATTGAAAATGAGGTTAAGTGGGCCTTTTTCAGTTCAGACTAGATTATGGCAGCACTGAATCTTACCACCGATTATGTAGTAATGATGGATTGTTTTACGTGGGGACGAGGTAGAACATACTATATCATTCACTTATGGCTGGTGACTTGTCAAATTAACTGAAGTGTTAGGGTGTGCTGGTTGGGCCGAAGTGTATACCCTACCAAAACCTTGGCCAAGGTTTCTTTTGCCTATGATTTGGCCGATATTGGCAATAATAAATTAAGAATGAGCTTGAGCGGAAAAAGGGGCATCAAAATTCTTTGCCAAACATTCAAGTTCCAAACAATGAGCAAGTTTCTGGCTGTGACCCAAAAATTCATATGGTTGGTTTTCATCACAAACGAAACATACCCTAGATACCTCTGCTTTTATTTTCTAAACGGTTTTGTTGTACTGCAGTTGTGATCAATGATTTCATTGTGAGGCGAACGTTAGAGTTGTAATGTCTTTCCATAGCCAACGTATTACTGATTTTGTCTTAATTAGGCCACATGGATTAGTTTGGCTTAATATTACCAAATATATTAATAAATTAAGTGATTAATTTATGGAGGCATTATTTAGATCTACTGCGTTGTATTTGGTAAATTGTTGTATCTGACGTTtcatagcggacggataaagcgtgctgagaatgttaagaggggtcgtggtagactaaacttgacatgggaggagtccgttaagagagacctgaaggtttggaatatcgacaaagatttagccatggacaggggtgcgtggaagttagctatccacgttccggaaccatgacttggcttcgagatcttatgggtttcaactctagcctaccccaacttgtttgggactgaaaggcttggttgttgttgttgttgttgttgatgttccATCCAAACAACTACTGGTTCGTAACAGTTCCTATGGAAATGTGAAGGCGAATTCCATTGCTGCCCTGGGACTGTCAAAATATTTAAGAGAAACTAGTGTTAGCTGATCTTTAGGGATTAAGTTCAAGAAATCTTGCACCAAATGTGTACCTGTCTGAGTTACATTATCATAATTCATGACCTCTTCTATTAGCTACTAAGAGCCAGATCTTATCACATCTAGAAACCTAGTTTCATTAGTATTTGCATAACTAGCCTTCCAGACTGGTAACTGCAGAACTTCTGTATAACTTTTCAGATTTTGGATTAAAAACATCTAGCCTAGTTATGAGCTCTTATACTtgttttttttaatcttttcacAGGATCCTCTTAGGGGTGGAAGGGATCCTTTGGTTGAAGATGTATTGACTCTTATTCACGCTGATAATGCAACCTGTGAAAATATAGCTTCCACGCCTACTCCAAGGCGCCTGGTTTTTGAGTGGCAATTGCGGTTGGCCCGTTGGATTAGTCCCTTTTAAAAGGTACTTGTTGTTTCCGCTTTGAAAATCTTGTTTGCCTTAATCTCTTTTCCTGCTAGAACTAATTTTGCATAAAAATATAATAAGTTGCTATGATTCTCATTAATCTATAAGAAGGTATGCAATTGCGCTTAATTGTTCTGATATTCTGACGAGTTCATTCACTTGATGTGGTAAGAGTACACATTCCCAATCAACGTTGATGTAACTTGGAATTCTTCGCTATGCATTAGTTATTCAATCCACATTAAAGAGTTGAAAAATATCAACTTCAATGGTGTGCTGAACTTGTGTGAGTTTGGATAGTTGACACCATGGCTCGTGAACGGAAGTGAGTAAGTTTTGTGTTTCCTGTTATTAGACGGATATGCTAGCCAACTCAACCAAAAGTACGAACTGGGAGAGAGGGTCGGTCATTATACTCTTAACACATGTATGCACTAGAACAATATTACTCTCTCCGATCTGTATTAATTAtcgctaatatggatgtatctagacagatacatccatattagcgacaagtaatatgaatcggagggaatagTTCATTCTTCTGTTGCCACTCTGTTTTTTTCCGAATTGATACGGAAGGGATCCTGAACTTTACAAATTTGGAAAGATAATAGCCTAGCAAACTCAAGAATGATATCCAACAACACATACCAACTTGAGTTTGGGAAGTTAAAATGATGCTCATATTCCATGTTCTCCTGTATGGACTGCAACATTATTAGTTCAGACTTCTGCCTCCCAGTATGTCCTTTCCTAATTAATATGGAGGGGATCCTGATCTTCACGAACTGAAAGGATAACTAGCGAAGCAAACTCGAGAACGAAACCTAATAACACATGCTGACGTAAGAGACTTTGGGAACTGGACTCAAATCAACAAAATCTCTCAATTGAAACCGAATTCTCTCACCAGGTCCATTGATCCTATCAAATTCAAGAGCAATGATTGAACAAGGGCAAGTTTCTTTTCCTTAAGAGTTCTTGGTTTTGGAGGTGCATGCACATGGTTCTCAGCACTAAACATCATATCTAGGTATAAGGAGAGGAGGTTAAGGGGTACATCTAGTCTTACCCCTTAGCCCTAGGTTTAGGTGGGCCAAATGAGAATTACAAGCCAGTGGGTCAATTTTAAGCTGCACTTAATATTCTAATCAGTGTTAAACACAACACTTGAAATCACTATCTATGTAATCTTTAAGTTTTTATCTAgatattttctttgtttttctaaTGCATCATGCTATTTTAGGAATGTCCAGCTTTTTCTGTTTCTAAGTTTAGTGTGTGTTCTTCAAATATTTTCTTAAGTCTGATCTGTCACATGTACTGCTTTTTTATTTTTGAAGTGATCATAGTTGACATCATCAGTGTTTAGGGTGGTTAGCATCATCAGCGTTTAGGgtggttttttttttgacagagcgTTTAGGGTGGTTGGTTGTGACGTTGTAACAGTTTTGTTTTACTGATTTTTCTGTTCTTATATGATTGTGGTTGTGTATGCTCCTATGATTGTTTTGTCATGTTCTCTTATTATTGGTGACATGATGGGTTGGGGTTGGCTTTCTTTTTCAGGTGACACCATGGAGATGATAAATTCCTTAGGATTTCAGGCGAATGGTTTTGCATAGTATATTTGCCAATGGAACCTGAACAAACGTACATAAAATGGGAGAAGGCACTGAAACATCAAGCATGATAAGATGAAGCGGATGGTAGAACTATACTTCTTATTTGTAATATTCGTCACACGGGATTGAGCACACACCGTCGACGCCTGTCTAGGCATGATCGACATCGTGGGAGACAGAGGAAGGGAAAGATGGGATTCATATATAATTCATAGCATGATGGAGATCTCCATGCAAGCTCCATTTCTCCTGCTGCCGTTTTCAGTTTTTTGCTGCTGCTGGCCTGCTGCTCTTCACCTGCTGTCATTGAGAAACACTAGATAATCAGGGGAAGAACATGCGAGGTGAAGGTAATAAGGATCTCTATATAACATCAGCTGCAGGTTGTACCCTCTTCTTAGTCTCCCTGGGCTTCGAGTCAGCCTTCTTGATGCCACCCTTGGCGGCTACTGGCTTGGTCGCCGTGGCACTGAGCTTTGCTGGCTCCTTGGTGGCTGCTGGCTTGGACGCCGTGGCACTGAGCTTGGCAGGCTCCTTGGCCTGCCCTGCAAGTACGGCGGGCTTGACGGCCTTCAGGGACGCCATTCCTGTATGCTGCTCTGTAGTACTGGCACCGGGGAAGGCTTAGAAGTTTAAGCTGCTGTGGTGCTTGATGAACTGGGAATGGATGGCACGAGGTATTTATAGGCTGCTCATTGGATCTCCTAAGTGTGCAGAGTACAAATCCAAGATGAGCAAGAATAAAGTGTTCCTGAATTATTGTATCAAGTGATCTCCCAACTGGATGCTTTCTTGCAGAATTGGATGCCTTGTAGTCTGGTAGGAGGATGCAAGTTACCGGACGTGAAGTTTGCCATTCGAAATGTTTGAGGTATATTATTCCATGAGTTAGTGACGCACAATGGTGACAAGAAGGTTCGATAGGAATAAAAGCTTGTGCACTGGAG contains:
- the LOC124661121 gene encoding uncharacterized protein LOC124661121 isoform X1, which produces MASLKAVKPAVLAGQAKEPAKLSATASKPAATKEPAKLSATATKPVAAKGGIKKADSKPRETKKRQVKSSRPAAAKN
- the LOC124661121 gene encoding uncharacterized protein LOC124661121 isoform X2; translated protein: MASLKAVKPAVLAGQAKEPAKLSATASKPAATKEPAKLSATATKPVAAKGGIKKADSKPRETKKRVKSSRPAAAKN